The following proteins come from a genomic window of Ovis canadensis isolate MfBH-ARS-UI-01 breed Bighorn chromosome 22, ARS-UI_OviCan_v2, whole genome shotgun sequence:
- the NFKB2 gene encoding nuclear factor NF-kappa-B p100 subunit isoform X1: MDSCYDPGLDGIIEYDDFKFNPSIVEPKEPAPETADGPYLVIVEQPKQRGFRFRYGCEGPSHGGLPGASSEKGRKTYPTVKICNYEGPAKIEVDLVTHSDPPRAHAHSLVGKQCSELGVCAVSVGPKDMTAQFNNLGVLHVTKKNMMEIMIQKLQRQRLRSRPQGLTEAERRELEQEAKELKKVMDLSIVRLRFSAFLRASDGSFSLPLKPVISQPIHDSKSPGASNLKISRMDKTAGSVRGGDEVYLLCDKVQKDSVFPVDDIEVRFYEDDENGWQAFGDFSPTDVHKQYAIVFRTPPYHKMKIERPVTVFLQLKRKRGGDVSDSKQFTYYPLVEDKEEVQRKRRKALPTFSQPFGGGSHMGGGSGGSAGGYGGAGGGGGSLGFFPSSLAYSPYQSGAAPIGCYPGGGGGAQMAAETPSVDAGEEAAEPSAPPGTPEREQQAPELLHRAREYNARLFGLAQRSARALLDYGVTADARSLLAGQRHLLTAQDENGDTPLHLAIIHGQTTVIEQIAHVIYHAPHLGVVNITNHLHQTPLHLAVITGQTKVVSFLLQVGADPALLDRHGDSAVHLALRAGASAPDMLCTLLRSGVPAMPQLLHVPDFEGLYPVHLAVRARSPECLDLLVENGAEVEAAERQGGRTALHLATEMEELGLVTHLVTKLRANVNARTFAGNTPLHLAAGLGSPTLTRLLLKAGADVHAENEEPLCPLPSPPTSGSDSDSESPERDTRGSFRGHTPLDLTRSSKVKTLLLNAAQDTMAPPLTPPSPAGPEIPLEDTVLQNLEHLLDGPGAQGSWAELAERLGLRSLVDTYRRTASPSGSLLRSYQLAGGDLAGLLNALSDMGLEEGVRLLKGPETQEKLPSTAEVKEDSAYGSQSVEQETEKLGPPPEPPGGLCHGRPQPQVH, translated from the exons ATGGACAGTTGCTACGACCCA ggtctggatggcatcattgaataTGATGATTTCAAATTCAACCCGTCCATTGTGGAGCCCAAGGAGCCAGCCCCAGAGACAG ctgATGGTCCCTACCTGGTGATTGTGGAACAGCCTAAGCAG CGAGGCTTCCGATTTCGATATGGCTGTGAAGGCCCTTCCCATGGAGGACTGCCAGGTGCCTCTAGCGAGAAGGGCCGGAAGACTTATCCCACGGTCAAG ATCTGTAACTACGAGGGACCTGCCAAGATTGAGGTGGACCTGGTAACACACAGTGACCCACCTCGTGCCCATGCTCACAGTCTGGTGGGCAAACAGTGCTCGGAGCTGGGGGTCTGCGCAGTGTCTGTGGGGCCCAAGGACATGACTGCCCA ATTTAACAACCTGGGTGTCCTCCATGTGACTAAAAAGAACATGATGGAGATTATGATACAAAAACTTCAGAGGCAGCGTCTTCGCTCCAGGCCCCAGGGCCTTACGG AGGCTGAGCGTCGAGAGTTGGAGCAGGAGGCCAAGGAACTGAAGAAGGTGATGGATCTGAGCATTGTGCGACTGCGCTTTTCTGCCTTCCTTCGAGCCAGTGATGGCTCCTTCTCTCTGCCCCTGAAGCCAGTTATCTCCCAGCCCATACATGACAGCA AGTCTCCTGGAGCCTCAAACCTGAAGATTTCTCGAATGGACAAGACAGCTGGCTCTGTGCGGGGTGGAGATGAGGTTTATCTGCTCTGTGACAAGGTGCAGAAAG ATTCAGTTTTCCCTGTAGATGACATCGAGGTTCGGTTCTACGAGGATGATGAGAATGGATGGCAAGCCTTTGGGGACTTCTCTCCCACAGATGTTCACAAACAG TATGCCATTGTGTTCCGGACACCTCCCTATCACAAGATGAAGATTGAGCGTCCTGTAACCGTGTTCCTGCAACTGAAACGCAAGCGTGGGGGGGATGTCTCTGACTCCAAACAGTTCACCTATTATCCTCTGGTAGAAG ACAAGGAGGAGGTGCAGCGGAAGCGGAGGAAAGCCTTGCCCACCTTCTCCCAGCCCTTTGGGGGTGGCTCCCACATGGGTGGAGGCTCTGGGGGCTCGGCTGGGGGTTatggaggagctggaggaggag GTGGCAGCCTCGGCTTTTTCCCCTCCTCCTTGGCCTACAGCCCCTACCAGTCGGGCGCGGCCCCCATAGGCTGCTACccgggaggagggggtggggcccAGATGGCCGCCGAGACGCCTAGTGTGGATGCTGGGGAGGAAGCAGCAGAGCCGAGCGCGCCCCCCGGGACGCCCGAGCGCGAACAGCAAGCCCCGGAGCTGCTGCATCGAG CCCGGGAGTACAACGCACGGCTGTTCGGCCTGGCGCAGCGCAGCGCTCGAGCCTTGCTGGACTACGGCGTCACGGCGGATGCGCGCTCGCTGCTGGCGGGACAGCGCCACCTGCTGACGGCACAGGATGAGAACGGAGACAC GCCGCTGCACTTGGCCATCATCCACGGGCAGACCACCGTCATTGAGCAAATAGCCCACGTCATCTACCACGCCCCACACCTCGGCGTGGTTAATATCACCAATCATTTGCACCAG ACGCCCCTGCACCTGGCAGTGATCACAGGGCAGACGAAGGTGGTGAGCTTCCTGCTGCAGGTGGGCGCAGACCCAGCACTGCTGGATCGGCATGGAGACTCAGCAGTGCACCTGGCACTCCGGGCAGGTGCCAGCGCCCCCGACATGCTGTGCACCCTGCTGCGGAGTGGGGTTCCTGCCATGCCCCAACTGCTGCATGTGCCCGACTTCGAAG GGCTATACCCAGTCCACCTGGCAGTCCGTGCCCGAAGCCCCGAGTGCCTCGATCTGCTGGTGGAGAATGGGGCTGAAGTGGAGGCTGCAGAGCGTCAGGGGGGCCGGACAGCCCTGCATCTAGCCACAGAGATGGAGGAGCTGGGGTTGGTCACCCATCTCGTTACCAAG CTCCGGGCCAACGTGAATGCCCGAACGTTTGCGGGAAACACACCCCTACATCTGGCAGCTGGACTGGGATCCCCAACCCTCACCCGCCTCCTTCTGAAGGCTG GTGCTGACGTCCACGCAGAGAACGAGGAGCCCCTGTGCCCACTGCCTTCGCCTCCCACCTCTGGTAGTGACTCAGATTCTGAGAGCCCTGAGAGGGACACTCGAGGCAGCTTCCGGGGCCACACACCTCTTGACCTCACTCGCAGTAGCAAG GTGAAGACCTTGCTGCTAAACGCTGCTCAGGACACCATGGCGCCGCCGCTGACCCCGCCCAGCCCTGCAG GGCCAGAGATACCCCTTGAAGATACAGTCCTACAGAACCTGGAGCATTTGCTTGACGGGCCAGGAGCCCAGGGCAGCTGGGCGGAGCTGGCAGAACGGCTGGGGCTGCGCAGTCTGGTGGACACGTATCGAAGGACAGCCTCGCCCAGTGGCAGCCTCTTGCGCAGTTACCAG cTGGCTGGTGGCGACTTGGCAGGCCTGCTGAATGCCCTGTCTGACAtgggcctggaggagggggtgaggCTGCTGAAGGGTCCAGAGACCCAGGAAAAGCTGCCCAGCACAG CAGAGGTGAAGGAGGACAGTGCCTATGGGAGCCAGTCGGTGGAACAGGAAACAGAGAAGCTGGGCCCACCCCCTGAGCCGCCAGGAGGGCTCTGCCACGGGCGCCCCCAGCCTCAGGTGCACTGA
- the NFKB2 gene encoding nuclear factor NF-kappa-B p100 subunit isoform X2, translated as MDSCYDPGLDGIIEYDDFKFNPSIVEPKEPAPETADGPYLVIVEQPKQRGFRFRYGCEGPSHGGLPGASSEKGRKTYPTVKICNYEGPAKIEVDLVTHSDPPRAHAHSLVGKQCSELGVCAVSVGPKDMTAQFNNLGVLHVTKKNMMEIMIQKLQRQRLRSRPQGLTEAERRELEQEAKELKKVMDLSIVRLRFSAFLRASDGSFSLPLKPVISQPIHDSKSPGASNLKISRMDKTAGSVRGGDEVYLLCDKVQKDSVFPVDDIEVRFYEDDENGWQAFGDFSPTDVHKQYAIVFRTPPYHKMKIERPVTVFLQLKRKRGGDVSDSKQFTYYPLVEDKEEVQRKRRKALPTFSQPFGGGSHMGGGSGGSAGGYGGAGGGGGSLGFFPSSLAYSPYQSGAAPIGCYPGGGGGAQMAAETPSVDAGEEAAEPSAPPGTPEREQQAPELLHRAREYNARLFGLAQRSARALLDYGVTADARSLLAGQRHLLTAQDENGDTPLHLAIIHGQTTVIEQIAHVIYHAPHLGVVNITNHLHQTPLHLAVITGQTKVVSFLLQVGADPALLDRHGDSAVHLALRAGASAPDMLCTLLRSGVPAMPQLLHVPDFEGLYPVHLAVRARSPECLDLLVENGAEVEAAERQGGRTALHLATEMEELGLVTHLVTKLRANVNARTFAGNTPLHLAAGLGSPTLTRLLLKAGADVHAENEEPLCPLPSPPTSGSDSDSESPERDTRGSFRGHTPLDLTRSSKVKTLLLNAAQDTMAPPLTPPSPAGPEIPLEDTVLQNLEHLLDGPGAQGSWAELAERLGLRSLVDTYRRTASPSGSLLRSYQLAGGDLAGLLNALSDMGLEEGVRLLKGPETQEKLPSTEVKEDSAYGSQSVEQETEKLGPPPEPPGGLCHGRPQPQVH; from the exons ATGGACAGTTGCTACGACCCA ggtctggatggcatcattgaataTGATGATTTCAAATTCAACCCGTCCATTGTGGAGCCCAAGGAGCCAGCCCCAGAGACAG ctgATGGTCCCTACCTGGTGATTGTGGAACAGCCTAAGCAG CGAGGCTTCCGATTTCGATATGGCTGTGAAGGCCCTTCCCATGGAGGACTGCCAGGTGCCTCTAGCGAGAAGGGCCGGAAGACTTATCCCACGGTCAAG ATCTGTAACTACGAGGGACCTGCCAAGATTGAGGTGGACCTGGTAACACACAGTGACCCACCTCGTGCCCATGCTCACAGTCTGGTGGGCAAACAGTGCTCGGAGCTGGGGGTCTGCGCAGTGTCTGTGGGGCCCAAGGACATGACTGCCCA ATTTAACAACCTGGGTGTCCTCCATGTGACTAAAAAGAACATGATGGAGATTATGATACAAAAACTTCAGAGGCAGCGTCTTCGCTCCAGGCCCCAGGGCCTTACGG AGGCTGAGCGTCGAGAGTTGGAGCAGGAGGCCAAGGAACTGAAGAAGGTGATGGATCTGAGCATTGTGCGACTGCGCTTTTCTGCCTTCCTTCGAGCCAGTGATGGCTCCTTCTCTCTGCCCCTGAAGCCAGTTATCTCCCAGCCCATACATGACAGCA AGTCTCCTGGAGCCTCAAACCTGAAGATTTCTCGAATGGACAAGACAGCTGGCTCTGTGCGGGGTGGAGATGAGGTTTATCTGCTCTGTGACAAGGTGCAGAAAG ATTCAGTTTTCCCTGTAGATGACATCGAGGTTCGGTTCTACGAGGATGATGAGAATGGATGGCAAGCCTTTGGGGACTTCTCTCCCACAGATGTTCACAAACAG TATGCCATTGTGTTCCGGACACCTCCCTATCACAAGATGAAGATTGAGCGTCCTGTAACCGTGTTCCTGCAACTGAAACGCAAGCGTGGGGGGGATGTCTCTGACTCCAAACAGTTCACCTATTATCCTCTGGTAGAAG ACAAGGAGGAGGTGCAGCGGAAGCGGAGGAAAGCCTTGCCCACCTTCTCCCAGCCCTTTGGGGGTGGCTCCCACATGGGTGGAGGCTCTGGGGGCTCGGCTGGGGGTTatggaggagctggaggaggag GTGGCAGCCTCGGCTTTTTCCCCTCCTCCTTGGCCTACAGCCCCTACCAGTCGGGCGCGGCCCCCATAGGCTGCTACccgggaggagggggtggggcccAGATGGCCGCCGAGACGCCTAGTGTGGATGCTGGGGAGGAAGCAGCAGAGCCGAGCGCGCCCCCCGGGACGCCCGAGCGCGAACAGCAAGCCCCGGAGCTGCTGCATCGAG CCCGGGAGTACAACGCACGGCTGTTCGGCCTGGCGCAGCGCAGCGCTCGAGCCTTGCTGGACTACGGCGTCACGGCGGATGCGCGCTCGCTGCTGGCGGGACAGCGCCACCTGCTGACGGCACAGGATGAGAACGGAGACAC GCCGCTGCACTTGGCCATCATCCACGGGCAGACCACCGTCATTGAGCAAATAGCCCACGTCATCTACCACGCCCCACACCTCGGCGTGGTTAATATCACCAATCATTTGCACCAG ACGCCCCTGCACCTGGCAGTGATCACAGGGCAGACGAAGGTGGTGAGCTTCCTGCTGCAGGTGGGCGCAGACCCAGCACTGCTGGATCGGCATGGAGACTCAGCAGTGCACCTGGCACTCCGGGCAGGTGCCAGCGCCCCCGACATGCTGTGCACCCTGCTGCGGAGTGGGGTTCCTGCCATGCCCCAACTGCTGCATGTGCCCGACTTCGAAG GGCTATACCCAGTCCACCTGGCAGTCCGTGCCCGAAGCCCCGAGTGCCTCGATCTGCTGGTGGAGAATGGGGCTGAAGTGGAGGCTGCAGAGCGTCAGGGGGGCCGGACAGCCCTGCATCTAGCCACAGAGATGGAGGAGCTGGGGTTGGTCACCCATCTCGTTACCAAG CTCCGGGCCAACGTGAATGCCCGAACGTTTGCGGGAAACACACCCCTACATCTGGCAGCTGGACTGGGATCCCCAACCCTCACCCGCCTCCTTCTGAAGGCTG GTGCTGACGTCCACGCAGAGAACGAGGAGCCCCTGTGCCCACTGCCTTCGCCTCCCACCTCTGGTAGTGACTCAGATTCTGAGAGCCCTGAGAGGGACACTCGAGGCAGCTTCCGGGGCCACACACCTCTTGACCTCACTCGCAGTAGCAAG GTGAAGACCTTGCTGCTAAACGCTGCTCAGGACACCATGGCGCCGCCGCTGACCCCGCCCAGCCCTGCAG GGCCAGAGATACCCCTTGAAGATACAGTCCTACAGAACCTGGAGCATTTGCTTGACGGGCCAGGAGCCCAGGGCAGCTGGGCGGAGCTGGCAGAACGGCTGGGGCTGCGCAGTCTGGTGGACACGTATCGAAGGACAGCCTCGCCCAGTGGCAGCCTCTTGCGCAGTTACCAG cTGGCTGGTGGCGACTTGGCAGGCCTGCTGAATGCCCTGTCTGACAtgggcctggaggagggggtgaggCTGCTGAAGGGTCCAGAGACCCAGGAAAAGCTGCCCAGCACAG AGGTGAAGGAGGACAGTGCCTATGGGAGCCAGTCGGTGGAACAGGAAACAGAGAAGCTGGGCCCACCCCCTGAGCCGCCAGGAGGGCTCTGCCACGGGCGCCCCCAGCCTCAGGTGCACTGA
- the NFKB2 gene encoding nuclear factor NF-kappa-B p100 subunit isoform X4, whose translation MDSCYDPGLDGIIEYDDFKFNPSIVEPKEPAPETADGPYLVIVEQPKQRGFRFRYGCEGPSHGGLPGASSEKGRKTYPTVKICNYEGPAKIEVDLVTHSDPPRAHAHSLVGKQCSELGVCAVSVGPKDMTAQFNNLGVLHVTKKNMMEIMIQKLQRQRLRSRPQGLTEAERRELEQEAKELKKVMDLSIVRLRFSAFLRASDGSFSLPLKPVISQPIHDSKSPGASNLKISRMDKTAGSVRGGDEVYLLCDKVQKDDIEVRFYEDDENGWQAFGDFSPTDVHKQYAIVFRTPPYHKMKIERPVTVFLQLKRKRGGDVSDSKQFTYYPLVEDKEEVQRKRRKALPTFSQPFGGGSHMGGGSGGSAGGYGGAGGGGGSLGFFPSSLAYSPYQSGAAPIGCYPGGGGGAQMAAETPSVDAGEEAAEPSAPPGTPEREQQAPELLHRAREYNARLFGLAQRSARALLDYGVTADARSLLAGQRHLLTAQDENGDTPLHLAIIHGQTTVIEQIAHVIYHAPHLGVVNITNHLHQTPLHLAVITGQTKVVSFLLQVGADPALLDRHGDSAVHLALRAGASAPDMLCTLLRSGVPAMPQLLHVPDFEGLYPVHLAVRARSPECLDLLVENGAEVEAAERQGGRTALHLATEMEELGLVTHLVTKLRANVNARTFAGNTPLHLAAGLGSPTLTRLLLKAGADVHAENEEPLCPLPSPPTSGSDSDSESPERDTRGSFRGHTPLDLTRSSKVKTLLLNAAQDTMAPPLTPPSPAGPEIPLEDTVLQNLEHLLDGPGAQGSWAELAERLGLRSLVDTYRRTASPSGSLLRSYQLAGGDLAGLLNALSDMGLEEGVRLLKGPETQEKLPSTEVKEDSAYGSQSVEQETEKLGPPPEPPGGLCHGRPQPQVH comes from the exons ATGGACAGTTGCTACGACCCA ggtctggatggcatcattgaataTGATGATTTCAAATTCAACCCGTCCATTGTGGAGCCCAAGGAGCCAGCCCCAGAGACAG ctgATGGTCCCTACCTGGTGATTGTGGAACAGCCTAAGCAG CGAGGCTTCCGATTTCGATATGGCTGTGAAGGCCCTTCCCATGGAGGACTGCCAGGTGCCTCTAGCGAGAAGGGCCGGAAGACTTATCCCACGGTCAAG ATCTGTAACTACGAGGGACCTGCCAAGATTGAGGTGGACCTGGTAACACACAGTGACCCACCTCGTGCCCATGCTCACAGTCTGGTGGGCAAACAGTGCTCGGAGCTGGGGGTCTGCGCAGTGTCTGTGGGGCCCAAGGACATGACTGCCCA ATTTAACAACCTGGGTGTCCTCCATGTGACTAAAAAGAACATGATGGAGATTATGATACAAAAACTTCAGAGGCAGCGTCTTCGCTCCAGGCCCCAGGGCCTTACGG AGGCTGAGCGTCGAGAGTTGGAGCAGGAGGCCAAGGAACTGAAGAAGGTGATGGATCTGAGCATTGTGCGACTGCGCTTTTCTGCCTTCCTTCGAGCCAGTGATGGCTCCTTCTCTCTGCCCCTGAAGCCAGTTATCTCCCAGCCCATACATGACAGCA AGTCTCCTGGAGCCTCAAACCTGAAGATTTCTCGAATGGACAAGACAGCTGGCTCTGTGCGGGGTGGAGATGAGGTTTATCTGCTCTGTGACAAGGTGCAGAAAG ATGACATCGAGGTTCGGTTCTACGAGGATGATGAGAATGGATGGCAAGCCTTTGGGGACTTCTCTCCCACAGATGTTCACAAACAG TATGCCATTGTGTTCCGGACACCTCCCTATCACAAGATGAAGATTGAGCGTCCTGTAACCGTGTTCCTGCAACTGAAACGCAAGCGTGGGGGGGATGTCTCTGACTCCAAACAGTTCACCTATTATCCTCTGGTAGAAG ACAAGGAGGAGGTGCAGCGGAAGCGGAGGAAAGCCTTGCCCACCTTCTCCCAGCCCTTTGGGGGTGGCTCCCACATGGGTGGAGGCTCTGGGGGCTCGGCTGGGGGTTatggaggagctggaggaggag GTGGCAGCCTCGGCTTTTTCCCCTCCTCCTTGGCCTACAGCCCCTACCAGTCGGGCGCGGCCCCCATAGGCTGCTACccgggaggagggggtggggcccAGATGGCCGCCGAGACGCCTAGTGTGGATGCTGGGGAGGAAGCAGCAGAGCCGAGCGCGCCCCCCGGGACGCCCGAGCGCGAACAGCAAGCCCCGGAGCTGCTGCATCGAG CCCGGGAGTACAACGCACGGCTGTTCGGCCTGGCGCAGCGCAGCGCTCGAGCCTTGCTGGACTACGGCGTCACGGCGGATGCGCGCTCGCTGCTGGCGGGACAGCGCCACCTGCTGACGGCACAGGATGAGAACGGAGACAC GCCGCTGCACTTGGCCATCATCCACGGGCAGACCACCGTCATTGAGCAAATAGCCCACGTCATCTACCACGCCCCACACCTCGGCGTGGTTAATATCACCAATCATTTGCACCAG ACGCCCCTGCACCTGGCAGTGATCACAGGGCAGACGAAGGTGGTGAGCTTCCTGCTGCAGGTGGGCGCAGACCCAGCACTGCTGGATCGGCATGGAGACTCAGCAGTGCACCTGGCACTCCGGGCAGGTGCCAGCGCCCCCGACATGCTGTGCACCCTGCTGCGGAGTGGGGTTCCTGCCATGCCCCAACTGCTGCATGTGCCCGACTTCGAAG GGCTATACCCAGTCCACCTGGCAGTCCGTGCCCGAAGCCCCGAGTGCCTCGATCTGCTGGTGGAGAATGGGGCTGAAGTGGAGGCTGCAGAGCGTCAGGGGGGCCGGACAGCCCTGCATCTAGCCACAGAGATGGAGGAGCTGGGGTTGGTCACCCATCTCGTTACCAAG CTCCGGGCCAACGTGAATGCCCGAACGTTTGCGGGAAACACACCCCTACATCTGGCAGCTGGACTGGGATCCCCAACCCTCACCCGCCTCCTTCTGAAGGCTG GTGCTGACGTCCACGCAGAGAACGAGGAGCCCCTGTGCCCACTGCCTTCGCCTCCCACCTCTGGTAGTGACTCAGATTCTGAGAGCCCTGAGAGGGACACTCGAGGCAGCTTCCGGGGCCACACACCTCTTGACCTCACTCGCAGTAGCAAG GTGAAGACCTTGCTGCTAAACGCTGCTCAGGACACCATGGCGCCGCCGCTGACCCCGCCCAGCCCTGCAG GGCCAGAGATACCCCTTGAAGATACAGTCCTACAGAACCTGGAGCATTTGCTTGACGGGCCAGGAGCCCAGGGCAGCTGGGCGGAGCTGGCAGAACGGCTGGGGCTGCGCAGTCTGGTGGACACGTATCGAAGGACAGCCTCGCCCAGTGGCAGCCTCTTGCGCAGTTACCAG cTGGCTGGTGGCGACTTGGCAGGCCTGCTGAATGCCCTGTCTGACAtgggcctggaggagggggtgaggCTGCTGAAGGGTCCAGAGACCCAGGAAAAGCTGCCCAGCACAG AGGTGAAGGAGGACAGTGCCTATGGGAGCCAGTCGGTGGAACAGGAAACAGAGAAGCTGGGCCCACCCCCTGAGCCGCCAGGAGGGCTCTGCCACGGGCGCCCCCAGCCTCAGGTGCACTGA
- the NFKB2 gene encoding nuclear factor NF-kappa-B p100 subunit isoform X3 has product MDSCYDPGLDGIIEYDDFKFNPSIVEPKEPAPETADGPYLVIVEQPKQRGFRFRYGCEGPSHGGLPGASSEKGRKTYPTVKICNYEGPAKIEVDLVTHSDPPRAHAHSLVGKQCSELGVCAVSVGPKDMTAQFNNLGVLHVTKKNMMEIMIQKLQRQRLRSRPQGLTEAERRELEQEAKELKKVMDLSIVRLRFSAFLRASDGSFSLPLKPVISQPIHDSKSPGASNLKISRMDKTAGSVRGGDEVYLLCDKVQKDDIEVRFYEDDENGWQAFGDFSPTDVHKQYAIVFRTPPYHKMKIERPVTVFLQLKRKRGGDVSDSKQFTYYPLVEDKEEVQRKRRKALPTFSQPFGGGSHMGGGSGGSAGGYGGAGGGGGSLGFFPSSLAYSPYQSGAAPIGCYPGGGGGAQMAAETPSVDAGEEAAEPSAPPGTPEREQQAPELLHRAREYNARLFGLAQRSARALLDYGVTADARSLLAGQRHLLTAQDENGDTPLHLAIIHGQTTVIEQIAHVIYHAPHLGVVNITNHLHQTPLHLAVITGQTKVVSFLLQVGADPALLDRHGDSAVHLALRAGASAPDMLCTLLRSGVPAMPQLLHVPDFEGLYPVHLAVRARSPECLDLLVENGAEVEAAERQGGRTALHLATEMEELGLVTHLVTKLRANVNARTFAGNTPLHLAAGLGSPTLTRLLLKAGADVHAENEEPLCPLPSPPTSGSDSDSESPERDTRGSFRGHTPLDLTRSSKVKTLLLNAAQDTMAPPLTPPSPAGPEIPLEDTVLQNLEHLLDGPGAQGSWAELAERLGLRSLVDTYRRTASPSGSLLRSYQLAGGDLAGLLNALSDMGLEEGVRLLKGPETQEKLPSTAEVKEDSAYGSQSVEQETEKLGPPPEPPGGLCHGRPQPQVH; this is encoded by the exons ATGGACAGTTGCTACGACCCA ggtctggatggcatcattgaataTGATGATTTCAAATTCAACCCGTCCATTGTGGAGCCCAAGGAGCCAGCCCCAGAGACAG ctgATGGTCCCTACCTGGTGATTGTGGAACAGCCTAAGCAG CGAGGCTTCCGATTTCGATATGGCTGTGAAGGCCCTTCCCATGGAGGACTGCCAGGTGCCTCTAGCGAGAAGGGCCGGAAGACTTATCCCACGGTCAAG ATCTGTAACTACGAGGGACCTGCCAAGATTGAGGTGGACCTGGTAACACACAGTGACCCACCTCGTGCCCATGCTCACAGTCTGGTGGGCAAACAGTGCTCGGAGCTGGGGGTCTGCGCAGTGTCTGTGGGGCCCAAGGACATGACTGCCCA ATTTAACAACCTGGGTGTCCTCCATGTGACTAAAAAGAACATGATGGAGATTATGATACAAAAACTTCAGAGGCAGCGTCTTCGCTCCAGGCCCCAGGGCCTTACGG AGGCTGAGCGTCGAGAGTTGGAGCAGGAGGCCAAGGAACTGAAGAAGGTGATGGATCTGAGCATTGTGCGACTGCGCTTTTCTGCCTTCCTTCGAGCCAGTGATGGCTCCTTCTCTCTGCCCCTGAAGCCAGTTATCTCCCAGCCCATACATGACAGCA AGTCTCCTGGAGCCTCAAACCTGAAGATTTCTCGAATGGACAAGACAGCTGGCTCTGTGCGGGGTGGAGATGAGGTTTATCTGCTCTGTGACAAGGTGCAGAAAG ATGACATCGAGGTTCGGTTCTACGAGGATGATGAGAATGGATGGCAAGCCTTTGGGGACTTCTCTCCCACAGATGTTCACAAACAG TATGCCATTGTGTTCCGGACACCTCCCTATCACAAGATGAAGATTGAGCGTCCTGTAACCGTGTTCCTGCAACTGAAACGCAAGCGTGGGGGGGATGTCTCTGACTCCAAACAGTTCACCTATTATCCTCTGGTAGAAG ACAAGGAGGAGGTGCAGCGGAAGCGGAGGAAAGCCTTGCCCACCTTCTCCCAGCCCTTTGGGGGTGGCTCCCACATGGGTGGAGGCTCTGGGGGCTCGGCTGGGGGTTatggaggagctggaggaggag GTGGCAGCCTCGGCTTTTTCCCCTCCTCCTTGGCCTACAGCCCCTACCAGTCGGGCGCGGCCCCCATAGGCTGCTACccgggaggagggggtggggcccAGATGGCCGCCGAGACGCCTAGTGTGGATGCTGGGGAGGAAGCAGCAGAGCCGAGCGCGCCCCCCGGGACGCCCGAGCGCGAACAGCAAGCCCCGGAGCTGCTGCATCGAG CCCGGGAGTACAACGCACGGCTGTTCGGCCTGGCGCAGCGCAGCGCTCGAGCCTTGCTGGACTACGGCGTCACGGCGGATGCGCGCTCGCTGCTGGCGGGACAGCGCCACCTGCTGACGGCACAGGATGAGAACGGAGACAC GCCGCTGCACTTGGCCATCATCCACGGGCAGACCACCGTCATTGAGCAAATAGCCCACGTCATCTACCACGCCCCACACCTCGGCGTGGTTAATATCACCAATCATTTGCACCAG ACGCCCCTGCACCTGGCAGTGATCACAGGGCAGACGAAGGTGGTGAGCTTCCTGCTGCAGGTGGGCGCAGACCCAGCACTGCTGGATCGGCATGGAGACTCAGCAGTGCACCTGGCACTCCGGGCAGGTGCCAGCGCCCCCGACATGCTGTGCACCCTGCTGCGGAGTGGGGTTCCTGCCATGCCCCAACTGCTGCATGTGCCCGACTTCGAAG GGCTATACCCAGTCCACCTGGCAGTCCGTGCCCGAAGCCCCGAGTGCCTCGATCTGCTGGTGGAGAATGGGGCTGAAGTGGAGGCTGCAGAGCGTCAGGGGGGCCGGACAGCCCTGCATCTAGCCACAGAGATGGAGGAGCTGGGGTTGGTCACCCATCTCGTTACCAAG CTCCGGGCCAACGTGAATGCCCGAACGTTTGCGGGAAACACACCCCTACATCTGGCAGCTGGACTGGGATCCCCAACCCTCACCCGCCTCCTTCTGAAGGCTG GTGCTGACGTCCACGCAGAGAACGAGGAGCCCCTGTGCCCACTGCCTTCGCCTCCCACCTCTGGTAGTGACTCAGATTCTGAGAGCCCTGAGAGGGACACTCGAGGCAGCTTCCGGGGCCACACACCTCTTGACCTCACTCGCAGTAGCAAG GTGAAGACCTTGCTGCTAAACGCTGCTCAGGACACCATGGCGCCGCCGCTGACCCCGCCCAGCCCTGCAG GGCCAGAGATACCCCTTGAAGATACAGTCCTACAGAACCTGGAGCATTTGCTTGACGGGCCAGGAGCCCAGGGCAGCTGGGCGGAGCTGGCAGAACGGCTGGGGCTGCGCAGTCTGGTGGACACGTATCGAAGGACAGCCTCGCCCAGTGGCAGCCTCTTGCGCAGTTACCAG cTGGCTGGTGGCGACTTGGCAGGCCTGCTGAATGCCCTGTCTGACAtgggcctggaggagggggtgaggCTGCTGAAGGGTCCAGAGACCCAGGAAAAGCTGCCCAGCACAG CAGAGGTGAAGGAGGACAGTGCCTATGGGAGCCAGTCGGTGGAACAGGAAACAGAGAAGCTGGGCCCACCCCCTGAGCCGCCAGGAGGGCTCTGCCACGGGCGCCCCCAGCCTCAGGTGCACTGA